Within Alphaproteobacteria bacterium, the genomic segment TGCAACAACCGCCAATGCCGATGTACAATATGATGCGCGCCGAGGCCAAGGCCGATATGGCGCAGGCCCCGACCATCGAAGCCGGCAAGCAGGACATCAACATCACGGTCGATGCGACCTTTGCGCTGCAGTAGTGCTTGCTAAACTGTCATCCCGAACGAATGTAAGGATAGTCGAATTTTTCTTAGCTACCCTCCCCTTGAGGGAGGGTCAAAAATGCGATAGCATTTTTGGGGTGGGGATCGGCTGATGATCAAATATGCAAAAACTCATGTAAAGCCATGGATGAGGAAACTGGGCAACAACTTGCGCCAGGATATGACATTGGCTGAGATTTTGTTATGGCAAGAATTAAAATCCAGCCAATTGGAAGGTCTAAAATTTCGCAGACAGCAGCCTCTGGGTTCTTATATCGCCGATTTTTATTGTCCGGATAAAAAACTGATTATTGAAATCGACGGAGCATCGCACGAATTTTCGATCATTTATGAAAAAGATCTTGAAAAAGAAAAATTCCTAAACGAATTAGGCTGCACCGTGATTAGGTTCACCAATGAAGACGTTAAAAAGAATATCGAAGGTGTGCTGATCGATATCAAAAAAGCGGCGGGAATATTGACAGAGTAATCCCCACCCCAAAGTTGCTTTGCAACTTTGACCCTCCCTCAAGGGGAGGGTAGCTTATTGGTGTATTTTTTTTAATCCGTATGCGCTGTGACTTGGCCGTTATCGGCGCGGCCTTGGGTCTTTTTGCGTAAGATTTTGATCAAGGCATCGATATCGCCGCCGCCACGTTCAATCACGCTCGAAAACTCGCTGCGTTGCGTGGTGCTCATGCTGACGCCTTCGACAATCAAGTCCATGATTTTAAAACCATTGCCGGCTTGTTTTAAACGCCAGTCGATCAATACCGGTTTCGATCCATCGGGATTGATCATTTGCGATTGAACCAGGATCGAATCGACTTCTTGTTTGGATCCGTTAACTTTAACGGTTTGGCCGGAATATTTTGCAAACCTTGCGGAATAGGTCTGGGTTAACATGCTTTCGAATAAACGCAAATATTCCTGTTGTTGGTCGGTTGACGCGGATTTCCAATACCGGCCCAATGCGAATCGGCCGATGCCCGGGACATCGAAATTTTGATTTAACAATACACGAAACCGGCGGTCCCGTTCGGTTTGATCCATGTTTTTGCCGGTTAATGTGGAAATCGCGGTATCGCTTAAATTTTTAACAAAACCTTCGGCGCCACCAGCGCTCGCTGAAGTAGTCGGAATAAACGCAAAGGACAGCAACAGGGTTAAACAGATCAGGGTGATTTTACGCATGGCTATTGAATCGTCGCGGTTTTAGAGGTTGCAGGAAGATCCTGGTCGTTTAACAAAGATGTTTCTGTATCTTTGGTCAATTGCAGGTTCACTTTTTTATCTTCTTTCTTGGGATTGATTATAGAAGAAGATTTAGTTTTTTCTTTGTCATCGGCAAGCGGCGGCGGACCTTCGCGAACTTCGCGATTGTCGATTAAATAATCCCGGCGTTGCTTATATAGGCTGCGGATCGAGGAATAGTAATCGACCGATCCGGCTTCGATATCATCTAAAACGCTGATGGTTTTTGCGCGCTGGCTGATGCCATCCGTGGCGGCGCGGCCCATGAATAGTTCCGATTCGTCGTTATGCACCAGCAATATATAGCGCAGCGGGTCCATAAAGAAGTCCGCCACGCGGCCGATCGAATCGCGGGTGTTGGATGGGCCAAGAATTGGCAATACGACATAAGCATTTTCGCCCATGCCCCATACACCCAAGGTTTGTCCGAAATCTTCCTGGCGGTAAGCGACGTTGAACCAATTATTGGCAACATCAAATAAACCAGCAACACCCAAGGTGGAATTCACAAGAAAGCGGAACAAAGTATTGCCCGCATGCTCGACGTCGCCTTGCAATACGCCATTGAAGAAATTAACTGGCGAGTGCAAATTCAAAAGGAAATTGTCCATGGATTCGCGCACCGGCGGCGGTGGCAGGTCGCGGTACAGGGATGCGACCGGTTTGAACAACAAACCGTCCATAAAATAGTTGAATTCAAAAGTGGCGCGGTTCAATCCTTCCAAAGGATCTTGAACGACGTTTTCTTCGCCGGGTTGATTGGCGGAAGCGCAAGCGGTCAAAGCAAGTAAACACAAAACGATCAAAAAACGATTTATCATTATTATTCCCTGAAAAAGCGCGCGCCGCGCCAGCCCCCATTAATAAAGCAAAACAATTGAGAAAATCTTAATCACCTATCACATATATAAGGAATTATTCAATTGGCTATCGCCTAATCATATATGTGCATAATTTCTTGTGGCAATAATGTCTCAAGAAATCATGGCATTAACCCCTGGGCCAAGGTAAAGCAACTAAAAATCAAAAAAAATCTAAAAAAATAAGGATATCTTTATATATTTATGGTACCCTGAAAAAAGTATAGATTCCAATAGGATACGAAGTATCCAGAATAGATTAGAAAGTTGGCACATGGATCCGGTCGTTACATTTTCCGAAGATGAATTATTGGGCGCGTTGCGGGCGGTGGCCGAACCGACCCGGTTGCGGATTTTTGCTTTTTGCTCCCGCGCGGATTTGTCGGTAACGGATTTGACCGATCTTTTGAACCAAAGCCAGCCGCGAATTTCACGCCATTTAAAAATTATGTGCGAGGCCGGCGTGTTGGAAAGGATGCGCGAAGGCACATTTGCTTTTTACCGCGCGGGCACATCCAGCATAGGACGGGAATTGGCAGTGCGCCTGTTAAGCCTGTATCAATTTTCCGTTCAAGATTCACGTGCACTGGAATCCTTGAAACAAAAACGGCATAAACTGGCGGCGCCGCTCGAAGCGCAAAATAGCGAAGAATTGCGCAAATTGCGTCCGTACTATCCGTCCGAGAAATTGATCGATCAGGCCTTGATAAAATTGCTCCCCGAAGATGAAATCGAAGATTTGCTCGATATCGGCACGGGAATGGGACATATGTTATCGCTGTTCGGCCCTCGCGTAACGCACGCGATGGGAATCGATTTGTCCCGCGATATGTTGTCGCTGGCGCGCGCGAACCTGATGCTGGCGGATTTGCAAAATTGCCGGGTGCAGCATGCCGATATGTACCATTTGCCGGTGGATGCGGAATCTTTCGATGCCGTCACTATTCATCATGTGCTGCATTATGCGGAACGCCCAGCCGAAGTCATTGCCGAGGCTGCGCGGGTATTGCGTCCGGATGGCCGCTTGGTAATTGTAGATTTTATCGCGCATGATTTGAGAAAATTGCAGGATGATTTTGGCCATCGCTGGCTGGGATTCAATGAACGCGAATTGCAGCAATGGTGCGAAGATGCGGGATTGGCCGCCGATGCGCCGACCATTATTTCCGAACCCAGCAAGCAATTGAAAGTTTTGATTTTGAATGCGCGTTTGAAAAGCGCCGGGCAACAAAAACCGAAGAAAAGAAAATTTGCCGCATGAACACGAAAATTGTCGATCACTTAACCGATTTATCGAGGCTGTTTAACGTCAATCCGGCGCGCGCCAACGAAGCGTTAAACGCGCAGACTTTATCCGGATTGCAAGTTTCGTTCGAATTCTTTCCGCCCAAAACTCTCGAAGCCGACGCGGCGCTTAGCGAAGTAAGTTCCAAGCTGGCCACGTTGCGGCCAAAATTTATGACGGTGACTTATGGTGCCGGCGGGACAACCAAAACAAAAACGCATGAAACTGCCGTGGCGATGCAACGCGCGACCGGTATTCCGATTGCGGCGCATTTGACTTGTGTTGGCGCGCCAAAGTCGGAAATCAATGCGGTGGCCGATGCGTTTTGGAACGACGGTATTCGCCATATCGTCGCGCTGCGCGGCGATATGCCTGGCGGCGCGCCGTATGTGCCGCACCCGGATGGGTATCCATATACTTCGTTCTTAATCGAAGGCTTGAAGAAGCTGCATAACTTTGAAATCTCTGTCGCGGCTTATCCGGAAAAACATCCCGATGCGCCGTCATTGGATTCCGATATCGATGCGCTGAAGAAAAAAATCGATGCTGGCGCCGATCGCGCGATCAGCCAGTTCTTTTTCGAGCCCGTCACGTTTTTGCGCTTTGTCGAAAAGGCGCGTGCGCGCGGCATCGACAAGCCGATCGTTCCAGGAATTTTGCCGATCCATAATTTTTCGCAAGTCATCAAGTTTGCGCAGCAATGCGGCACCAAAATTCCGGATCATATGTACAGCACATTCAAAGCGCTCGATCAAGATCCGGAAACGCGCAAACTGGTTTCCGCGATCACCGCCGCCGAACAATGCAAAGTCCTGCATGCGATGGGCGTGCGGCATTTCCACTTCTATACCCTAAATAAAGCCGATTTGGTTTATGCCGTTTGTCATATGCTGGGCTTGCGCGCTGGCGGCGAAACTGCATCATCGGCCACCGAACTTGCGCCGGCGCGTGCCGGTGCGATTGGATAAGCTATTTAAAACTGTTATAAGAATTTACCGCACAAAAGGAGTCTCGTCATGGTTACATCTGCAAATCTTGGTTTTCCGCGCATCGGTTTCCGCCGCGAATTGAAAAACGCGCTGGAATCTTTCTGGCATGGCGAAACATCCGAAACCGAATTGCAATCCGTTGCCAAAGAATTGCGCCAGCGCCACTGGAAATTGCAACAGGATTCCGGCATCGATATTATTCCTTGCAACGATTTTACTTTGTACGATCATGTTCTCGATACCATCGCCATGACCGGCGCAATTCCGGCGCAGTATAAATGGGATGGCAAACCGGTGAAGCTCGCGACTTATTTTGCCATGGCGCGCGGCCAACAAGGCCATGTGCATGGCCCGGATTGCGGCCATCATCACCATCATCATGACCACGGCAATGAACTCGATGTTGCGGCGTTGGACATGACCAAATGGTTCGATACGAATTATCACTACATCGTGCCAGTGTTCCACGTGGAACAAAAATTTTCTTTGTCTACCAACAAGGTAGTCGATGAATTCAACGAAGCGAAGGCTTTGGGCATCAAAGCAAGACCGGTATTGTTGGGTCCAGTTTCATTTTTATTGTTAGGTAAAATGCCGCAAGGCGGATCGCCGATCGATTTGCTGGACCGTTTGCTGCCGGTCTATGCGCAGGTGTTGAAAAACCTCGCTGCGGCAGGTGCGGAGTGGGTGCAAATTGATGAACCATGTTTGGTTACGGACTTGGACGATAAAGTACGCGCCGCCTATCAGAAAGCGTATGAAACATTGTCCGCCGCCGCGCCAAAATTGAAAATCATGCTGGCGACTTATTTTGAAAGTCTGGATGGAAATTTGGAAACGGCCCTGCAATTGCCGGTTGCCGGATTGCATGTGGATCTGGTCCGCGCGCCGCAACAATTGAAAGATGTTCTGGCCAAAGCGCCGAAGCATTTGGTTTTATCGCTGGGTATCGTCGATGGGCGCAATATCTGGAAAAACGATTTCAAATCGTCGCTGGCGATTTTAAAAACGGCGGTCGATGCGGTTGGCAAAGACCGCGTGCAAATCGCGCCAAGCTGTTCCTTGCTGCATACGCCAATCGATTTGGCCGGCGAAATCAAATTGGACGAAAAAATTAAAAACTGGATGGCTTATGCCAAACAAAAATTGGAAGAAGTCAGCGTGATTGCGCGCGCGCTGCGCGATGGCGAGGCATCGGTTAAAACCGAATTAGCCGCGAATGAAAAATCGATCGCCGATCGCGCCAGTTCCAAATTGATTCACAACGCGGATGTCAAAAAACGCAGCAATGCCGTGACCGACGATATGATGAAACGCGGCAGCGTATTTAAAACCCGCAAAGAAGCGCAAGCGAAAGTGTTGCAAATACCGGCATTCCCAACCACCACCATCGGTTCATTTCCGCAAACCAAGGAAGTCCGCGCCGCGCGCGCCGAATTCAAATCCGGCAAGCGCGATAAAGCGTCCTATGAATTTTTCCTGAAAGACCAGATCAAGCAATCGATCCGCCTGCAAGAAAATCTAGGCATCGATGTGTTGGTGCATGGCGAGTTCGAGCGTAACGACATGGTCGAATATTTCGGCGAACAATTGGAGGGCATTACATTTTCGCAAAATGGCTGGGTGCAATCTTATGGTTCGCGTTGCGTAAAACCGCCGATTATTTTCGGCGACGTTTCGCGCAAAGGTCCGATGACCGTCCGCTGGTCTTCTTATGCGCAATCGCTGACCGATCGTCCGGTAAAAGGCATGTTGACTGGCCCGATCACCATTTTGCAATGGTCGTTCGTGCGCAACGATCAGCCGCGTTCCGAAACCGCGAAACAAATCGCGCTGGCGATCCGCGACGAAGCGGTGGATTTGGAAACCGCCGGTATCAAAGCGATTCAAATTGACGAACCCGCGATCCGCGAAGGCTTGCCAATTCACCGCAAAGATTGGAATGCGTATTTGGATTGGGCGGTGAAAGCTTTCCGTCTGTCGGCAAGCGGCGTTCGCGACGACACCCAAATTCACACGCACATGTGTTATTCCGAATTCAACGACATTATGGATTCGATCGCCGCGATGGACGCCGACGTGATTTCGATTGAAACCGCGCGCAGTGCCATGGAAATTTTAAACGCGTTCGTCAGTTTCAAATATCCAAACCAAATCGGTCCGGGATTGTACGACATTCACTCGCCGCGCGTGCCATCGGCGCACGAGATGCTGGATCTGCTGCACAAGGCAAAAGATTTATTGCCGCCCGACAATGTTTGGGTCAATCCGGACTGCGGCTTGAAAACCCGCGGCTGGCCGGAAACCGAAGCGGCTTTGGCCAACATGGTTGCCTGCGCCCGCGCCATGCGCCGCGAGCTTGGCTTGCCGGATACGGTGGCCCGGCTGAAATTGGCGAAGGTGGGATAGTTCTATAAAGATAAAATTATGTCTTTACAGAAACTAAAACGAGTGGTATTAAGTGATCTATTATGCCACCGCTTGTTTTGCAGTCGATCGATGCCGGTAAAATCGATTCTGAAAGGTTGTCCGCTACGCATGCTTTTTTAAAGTCCGTGGTAGACAATTCTGCGATTGTAGAACTCTTGCAGCAGATATTTTCCAATTCTAAAAAACGCAATTTGGTGCAAGAAGATCAGGTTGCCAGATTATGCAGCGCGCCGCAAAGTCCTTTTGCGATAACCGGGAACTCCAAAACGCAAGCTTTGGTTTGGATGTCGTCAGTCAATACCAAGCCCATGACCTTGATGACGTGGCATCGATTGCATGGGCGGCCTGGAATAGGGCGCTACTCTATTACAAACTTGGCGGCAAGGCTGATTGAACAAAGCATTATAACCGATGCTTTAGCAGAGGCTTTTTCGATTCCACGAAAAACTCTTGCTTATTATCGCACGTTCGTCGGCGCTGGCCATAATTCTTTGACTGATAAATCCCAAACAAGCGAACTAACAACGGCATTTCCAAATAATGAGGTGTTGTTGCCGCGTGACACAGTTATTGAATCTCCTTTGGGTTCTGAGCCTACGCAGGCAGAAATTGAAGTATTAATACAAATTATGACTGGCCAGAAGGTATTTGATATAGGCGCGATAAATTCGCTTTACGCACGGTTGTTGAGTAAGCCAGGCAGCATGCCAGAAATTTTGAGCGGCGATATATCGCGGAATAAGTTTATAAGATTGATTCAAAAGAAACTGCCAAAAACCATAGGCGCAATAGCCGGCAATACGTCTATCGCCGCCGTGCAAAAGGCAATGATCGCCGACCTAAAACGTCAAACCGATTTAGAATCTCGCCGCGCAGTCCGGTCTGCGCAATTATCCGTTGCACCGCTAATGACCCCCACGATTACACGCAATAAAAATCCGGCGCATAAAATTGGCGATCAGAATTTACTGGATTATGCCAAGGTCGTTCAAATTAGGTCAGAATTGGCGGATCGCGTTCGCAAAAAACAAGCGGTGAAAATAAACTTGGTGAGCAGGATTAAACAACTTAAATCTTTAAACCACGCTATTGAAGCGAAGGCTGCTGAAATCGAACGAGATAAAAGACTTTATATTTGTGGCGCTGTGGACGTTGCGTTGCAACATATAGAAGCTTACCGGGCAGCGAACGGGCAGCAACCGTATGCGGCTAATGATCAGGACATGTTCGATCCTTTTTCCTGGCGCGTGGAGCAAGGCCATATTCTTAGCGAAGGTTGCGTGTTTCAAATGATCAGCGGCATAGCTCTAAGGTCGGCGCCGGTTATAAATGCGATGCAGTTTATATATTTATGCCAAGCGGGGATTTTCAATCCAAACACTCCTCGTTCCGCCATACAACAATCGACATGGGAGTCCGATGTCACAACTGTTGCTCGATTATATTGGGAATGTTATAAGTGGGGCAAGGACAGCGGCGTAAATATAAGCGATATATGTGGCGTTACGGCGGCGCTGGAGCAAAGTTTACATCCTTCGGAAGAACCGCTGGTTCATCGTTTAATGCGTCCTTTGCCTAAACCTTGCACTATGCAGACCGCAATAGATGCTTTCATTAATCATCCATGTTTCCGGCAATTTGCCGTTGTTCCTGATATTGAAAAAATTAACGATGTATTGGTTCAAGTTGGAAAGGCCACAAAGGAGTGGTTGAAAGGACAAGGCGCACAAACTTTGTTTTCATGTGATAAAGAAGTAGAAAGTCGCATGCTGAGGCAACACAACAGCCATAACATAGACGGCGGTGTAGTGGTAAGGAAACTAACAGATATGCCTGGTAACCGCATAGTTTTAAATGCGGGTAGAATACCGGATTTCGCAAAAGACATGATTTATAGAAGAGATGCCACCATTCGTACTATGTTGCGGCTTGCTGTCTGCATGTATGGATATGTGGATTTAAAAAATGGGATTAGCCCGAAATTACATGCCGCATTGTCAGGCTATCGTGCCAAAGGGCTAGACGGCTTCACGACAATGGATATGTTGTTGCTGCATTTGATGTTGGAACAGATAAACAAAGGAGATGATGCCCCATTCCTTAGCGTCTCAATAAATGGGCGGCTGGAACGCCCTGTCAGTCTAACCGATATTAGGCGGGAATTGGATACGCCTGCTGCCAGAGCGGTTTTTCAAGGTTCGATTGTTTCGGTTGATAGTGTGACGCCGGAAAATATCTTGGCACAGCACGCAAAAATCCGGCGTGTTCTAGAAATAGGCTTGGCTCGCGAAAAAATATTGTGCCAAAGCATTGTGCGCGAAACTCCGCAGCCTACGGATGAAATAGAAGAAGCCCTGGCTAAACAAAAAGAATTACGCATGGCTTCGGCATATTTGGAAGTTAAGCGGTCGGACACTGTTGCGGTGCATTATGAACTGGAGTCCACTAGCAAGCGTTTTGATATTATGGTTACGAGAGCCCAAGCTTTATTAAGAGAATTGGATCATTTTACGAAAAGCCCAGTATTTAGGGTCTTGGGATGTCAATTTTTGTTGGATAGGCATGTACACAGCCGAGCAGCTTAATTAAAAGAACTCATTGAGAATTGATAAATTTTGTGATAGGATGCAAGCAACGGTGGAGTTATTAACTAATAAAATAAGGAAATTTGCATGGTTATTGATAATTTTACTTCGTATGACTTGCAGTTGATGATTTCGGATAAGGCTTTGGGCTTTTTCCGCGCCCCACAGGTCAGCCAGCCAGTGAACGTTGCCAACGACAATAACGAACGAAACACCGTCGAAGACGCTAAGAAAATTAGCTAAGCCCGGCTTGATACCGCCCCACCCATGGCCTATTATCAAGGCCCATGGTTGCCCTGTTTACCCCTAAATCTGCTGCTTCTGCCCGATCTGGCGTGTTTTGGCACCCCAAGACGGGCCGTTACGCGTCTTCCCGGCCTGGATTCCGGGTTATCCTGCCTGAACAAACACGGGCCATGGATGAAACCGAATCCAAACCGTTAAAACGGTCTGCGCCCATCAACCCCGCCGCCGTGGCAGCCGCAGCCGCCAGTACCAGCGCGCAGCGCATGGATCGTCCCGATCCACAGCAAGGGCCGTACGCCATAAATAATTACCGTCGCCGTTACACCGCCGAACGCGCCGCCGAATTGACCGAAGGCCCGGCCCCCGTGCAAACTTATGAATACGAGCAGATTGTTGTCGCAGACCAGGTTGACCGCCCATTGCGTTTTCAACGCGAAGAACACCGCGAGGCTTGGCACACGGGGCGTTTAAGATTGGCGGATGGCCGCGAGGTTGCCGTTAGCCGCCGGGAGTTATCCCGCGATCATTTTCACAAGGAATTGGCAGTGAATGTCATTCACCTGGCGCGGCAACGCACGACGCGTATGGCGGCCTAATTATTTAAATAGATGGGGTTTTAAGCGACGCGGCGGTTTTGCGCGGCTTCGAATACGGCGCGGCGGGCATGCGGCGTTCGGATGATATGGCAATAAGTGGCTGGTTTTGGCGCAGGCTGGCCCAATTCAACCGTTTCAAATGTTCCTGGGTAAATAGTCGCTGGCGGTTTGGAAGATTCTCTCTTTGCAGGCAAACCCGCCCGTGAATCCGGCATCTCTTGTTTTGTTCCATTTTCATTCATCGTAGACGCAAAAGTAGCCTCTACCCTCGCAGGAAGGGTAACGGGTGCCCTTGGGCCAAAGCCGGCGGCCACATTGCGGTAACAAGAGGTAACGAAATCAAACATGCGGATAATATATCGCAAAATCAGGCATTTTTCAAGGGTTACTGGGGAAAGTTCTTGCTTTGTTTCCGGCGTAAAATAGCTTAGAAATCAATGATGCATAGCAATTTAGCGGTCGCGGTACCCCATACCCCTTATTTGGATCTTTTAAACCCCTCGCAACGCGCGGCGGTAGAGGCGGTGGATGGGCCTATCTTGGTATTGGCGGGGGCAGGCACCGGTAAAACCCGCGTTTTAACCACTCGTTTGGCGCATATTATGGCGCTGGGCAAGGCGCGATCGTTCAATATTCTGGCGG encodes:
- a CDS encoding endonuclease domain-containing protein, producing MIKYAKTHVKPWMRKLGNNLRQDMTLAEILLWQELKSSQLEGLKFRRQQPLGSYIADFYCPDKKLIIEIDGASHEFSIIYEKDLEKEKFLNELGCTVIRFTNEDVKKNIEGVLIDIKKAAGILTE
- a CDS encoding ABC transporter substrate-binding protein; its protein translation is MRKITLICLTLLLSFAFIPTTSASAGGAEGFVKNLSDTAISTLTGKNMDQTERDRRFRVLLNQNFDVPGIGRFALGRYWKSASTDQQQEYLRLFESMLTQTYSARFAKYSGQTVKVNGSKQEVDSILVQSQMINPDGSKPVLIDWRLKQAGNGFKIMDLIVEGVSMSTTQRSEFSSVIERGGGDIDALIKILRKKTQGRADNGQVTAHTD
- a CDS encoding VacJ family lipoprotein, translating into MINRFLIVLCLLALTACASANQPGEENVVQDPLEGLNRATFEFNYFMDGLLFKPVASLYRDLPPPPVRESMDNFLLNLHSPVNFFNGVLQGDVEHAGNTLFRFLVNSTLGVAGLFDVANNWFNVAYRQEDFGQTLGVWGMGENAYVVLPILGPSNTRDSIGRVADFFMDPLRYILLVHNDESELFMGRAATDGISQRAKTISVLDDIEAGSVDYYSSIRSLYKQRRDYLIDNREVREGPPPLADDKEKTKSSSIINPKKEDKKVNLQLTKDTETSLLNDQDLPATSKTATIQ
- a CDS encoding metalloregulator ArsR/SmtB family transcription factor, whose product is MDPVVTFSEDELLGALRAVAEPTRLRIFAFCSRADLSVTDLTDLLNQSQPRISRHLKIMCEAGVLERMREGTFAFYRAGTSSIGRELAVRLLSLYQFSVQDSRALESLKQKRHKLAAPLEAQNSEELRKLRPYYPSEKLIDQALIKLLPEDEIEDLLDIGTGMGHMLSLFGPRVTHAMGIDLSRDMLSLARANLMLADLQNCRVQHADMYHLPVDAESFDAVTIHHVLHYAERPAEVIAEAARVLRPDGRLVIVDFIAHDLRKLQDDFGHRWLGFNERELQQWCEDAGLAADAPTIISEPSKQLKVLILNARLKSAGQQKPKKRKFAA
- the metF gene encoding methylenetetrahydrofolate reductase [NAD(P)H] — protein: MNTKIVDHLTDLSRLFNVNPARANEALNAQTLSGLQVSFEFFPPKTLEADAALSEVSSKLATLRPKFMTVTYGAGGTTKTKTHETAVAMQRATGIPIAAHLTCVGAPKSEINAVADAFWNDGIRHIVALRGDMPGGAPYVPHPDGYPYTSFLIEGLKKLHNFEISVAAYPEKHPDAPSLDSDIDALKKKIDAGADRAISQFFFEPVTFLRFVEKARARGIDKPIVPGILPIHNFSQVIKFAQQCGTKIPDHMYSTFKALDQDPETRKLVSAITAAEQCKVLHAMGVRHFHFYTLNKADLVYAVCHMLGLRAGGETASSATELAPARAGAIG
- the metE gene encoding 5-methyltetrahydropteroyltriglutamate--homocysteine S-methyltransferase, with product MVTSANLGFPRIGFRRELKNALESFWHGETSETELQSVAKELRQRHWKLQQDSGIDIIPCNDFTLYDHVLDTIAMTGAIPAQYKWDGKPVKLATYFAMARGQQGHVHGPDCGHHHHHHDHGNELDVAALDMTKWFDTNYHYIVPVFHVEQKFSLSTNKVVDEFNEAKALGIKARPVLLGPVSFLLLGKMPQGGSPIDLLDRLLPVYAQVLKNLAAAGAEWVQIDEPCLVTDLDDKVRAAYQKAYETLSAAAPKLKIMLATYFESLDGNLETALQLPVAGLHVDLVRAPQQLKDVLAKAPKHLVLSLGIVDGRNIWKNDFKSSLAILKTAVDAVGKDRVQIAPSCSLLHTPIDLAGEIKLDEKIKNWMAYAKQKLEEVSVIARALRDGEASVKTELAANEKSIADRASSKLIHNADVKKRSNAVTDDMMKRGSVFKTRKEAQAKVLQIPAFPTTTIGSFPQTKEVRAARAEFKSGKRDKASYEFFLKDQIKQSIRLQENLGIDVLVHGEFERNDMVEYFGEQLEGITFSQNGWVQSYGSRCVKPPIIFGDVSRKGPMTVRWSSYAQSLTDRPVKGMLTGPITILQWSFVRNDQPRSETAKQIALAIRDEAVDLETAGIKAIQIDEPAIREGLPIHRKDWNAYLDWAVKAFRLSASGVRDDTQIHTHMCYSEFNDIMDSIAAMDADVISIETARSAMEILNAFVSFKYPNQIGPGLYDIHSPRVPSAHEMLDLLHKAKDLLPPDNVWVNPDCGLKTRGWPETEAALANMVACARAMRRELGLPDTVARLKLAKVG